A genomic segment from Sparus aurata chromosome 20, fSpaAur1.1, whole genome shotgun sequence encodes:
- the LOC115570653 gene encoding potassium voltage-gated channel subfamily A member 7-like produces MDSSDPHEDERGGRKESDGENDKQLKNQLNSEEKGEKEIKGNETEKKKESRRSGSLWRNGWALSERLAINVSGMRYETQLRTLAQFPDSLLGDPRRRSRYFDPLRNELFLDRNRACFDAILYFYQSGGRLRRPANIPLDIFMDELLFYELGEEIMNRFKEDEGFPKEEESSLPSNEIQKRLWMLFEHPESSSGARIIAIISVMVIVVSILIFCLETLPEFRNDKESREEYFYKYHALAKNISQNMPPPPSVFTDPFFLVETICICWFSFELFMRFTCAPSKTSFFKDVMNIIDFSAILPYFVTLGTELAKDSDASPATSLAIIRVIRLVRVFRIFKLSRHSKGLQILGQTLRASMRELGLLIFFLFIGVILFSSAIYFAEADHTNTAFISIPHAFWWAVVTMTTVGYGDMYPETVWGKMVGSMCAIAGVLTISLPVPVIVSNFSYFYHRETECEDQTEYTHVKTDLWDDKEPEEEEMEEEDRDPEGDYYAIEGICNPLNGTLLGGLCTGQSPEFGGGNMYLREPLVTQV; encoded by the exons ATGGACAGCAGTGACCCACATGAAGACGAAAGAGGCGGAAGGAAAGAGAGCGATGGAGAGAACGATAAACAGCTGAAGAACCAGCTCAACAgtgaggagaaaggagagaaggagatcAAAGGGAatgaaacagagaagaagaaagagagccGGCGTTCTGGTTCTCTGTGGAGGAATGGATGGGCGCTGAGTGAAAGACTGGCCATTAATGTCTCAGGGATGCGTTATGAAACTCAGCTTCGCACCTTAGCCCAATTCCCTGACTCCTTGCTTGGTGACCCCAGGCGAAGGTCGCGGTACTTTGACCCGCTTCGAAATGAGCTCTTCCTGGACCGCAATCGGGCCTGCTTCGACGCTATTCTGTATTTTTACCAGTCAGGCGGGAGGCTTCGGAGGCCGGCCAACATACCCCTGGACATCTTCATGGATGAGCTGCTCTTCTACGAGCTTGGAGAGGAGATCATGAACCGCTTCAAGGAGGACGAAGGTTTTCcgaaagaggaggagagctcGCTGCCGTCCAACGAAATCCAGAAAAGACTATGGATGCTGTTTGAGCATCCTGAGTCCTCATCGGGCGCACGTATCATAGCAATCATCAGTGTTATGGTCATTGTGGTGTCCATCCTCATCTTCTGCCTGGAGACGCTTCCTGAATTCAGGAATGACAAAGAGTCACGAGAG GAATATTTCTACAAGTACCACGCCCTTGCAAAAAATATATCTCAGAACATGCCTCCTCCTCCCAGTGTTTTCACTGACCCATTCTTCCTGGTGGAGACCATATGTATATGCTGGTTCTCCTTTGAGCTCTTCATGCGCTTCACTTGCGCACCCAGCAAGACATCCTTCTTCAAGGATGTTATGAACATCATCGATTTCAGTGCCATCCTGCCCTATTTTGTCACTCTGGGAACAGAGCTGGCCAAAGACAGTGATGCCTCTCCAGCCACATCGCTGGCCATCATCAGAGTCATCAGGTTAGTGAGGGTGTTCAGGATCTTCAAGTTGTCTCGTCACTCAAAGGGCCTCCAGATCCTTGGTCAGACACTCCGTGCCAGCATGCGTGAGCTGGGCCTGCTTATTTTCTTCCTATTTATTGGCGTCATCCTCTTCTCCAGTGCCATCTACTTTGCTGAGGCTGACCacaccaacacagccttcatcAGTATACCACATGCCTTCTGGTGGGCAGTTGTCACCATGACCACAGTTGGCTATGGTGACATGTACCCCGAGACAGTATGGGGTAAAATGGTAGGCTCAATGTGTGCTATTGCTGGTGTGCTTACCATCTCATTGCCAGTGCCTGTCATAGTGTCCAACTTTAGCTACTTCTACCACCGGGAGACTGAATGCGAGGATCAAACCGAGTACACTCATGTCAAGACAGATCTGTGGGACGACAAGGAgccagaagaggaggaaatggaaGAAGAGGATAGGGATCCAGAGGGAGATTATTATGCCATTGAAGGCATCTGCAACCCTTTGAATGGGACTCTACTAGGTGGGCTGTGTACAGGGCAGAGCCCAGAGTTCGGAGGAGGAAATATGTATCTGAGGGAACCACTGGTTACCCAAGTGTAG